In Candidatus Marinimicrobia bacterium CG08_land_8_20_14_0_20_45_22, a single genomic region encodes these proteins:
- a CDS encoding iron-sulfur cluster assembly scaffold protein: MTNWLYTDTVKDHFLNPKNILKDEENFQYDGKGITGNVKCGDQMMMLIQIDKEKNIIKDCRWRTYGCASAIASTSVLSEMIKGMTLDEAYHLTPKDVVKGLGSLPAHKIHCSVLGDKALRAAITDYYRRNDQKEKIETEDARIICQCMIVTDQEIENAVLEGARTFIELQEMTKLGTVCGQCKDEATQLLGEYIQKHFAPEKD, encoded by the coding sequence ATGACGAATTGGTTATACACCGATACTGTCAAAGACCATTTTTTAAATCCAAAAAATATCTTGAAAGATGAAGAAAATTTTCAATATGATGGCAAAGGCATCACCGGTAATGTCAAGTGCGGCGACCAGATGATGATGCTGATTCAGATTGATAAAGAAAAAAATATCATTAAAGATTGCCGTTGGAGGACCTATGGATGTGCCAGCGCTATTGCCAGCACGTCAGTTCTATCTGAAATGATTAAAGGAATGACACTGGATGAAGCGTACCATCTCACGCCCAAAGATGTCGTAAAAGGACTTGGATCATTACCGGCACATAAAATTCACTGTTCCGTCCTCGGCGACAAAGCGCTGAGAGCCGCCATCACCGATTATTATCGGCGAAACGATCAAAAAGAAAAGATCGAGACCGAAGATGCGCGGATCATTTGCCAATGTATGATTGTAACCGATCAGGAAATTGAAAACGCCGTTCTTGAAGGCGCGCGAACATTCATCGAACTTCAGGAAATGACCAAACTCGGAACTGTCTGCGGACAATGCAAAGACGAGGCGACACAATTGCTTGGCGAATACATCCAAAAACATTTCGCCCCAGAAAAAGACTAA